One segment of Niabella beijingensis DNA contains the following:
- a CDS encoding xylulokinase: MIAEKKVFLLGIDIGTSAVKVALVNAATQQVVATVTCPETTERTIKALSPGWAEQDPEQWWTDVKDALHRLRSVPGCELEAVAAIGITYQMHGLVITDAAGKVLRDAIIWCDSRAIGQGEQALQAIGSERCLRHLLNFPGNFTAAKLAWVKQQEPGLYKRIKKVMLPGDYIALRLSGALTSTPSMLSEGVFWDFREHALSKDILDCFGFDPDLFGTQRAVFDTHGTLSAAVARELQLKEGIPITYKAGDQLNNALSLNVLQSGEIATTAGTSGVIYAVTDQLVYDPLSRINSFAHVNHRSDQARIGLLLCINGAGISNRWIRDCTAAGTGYPQLNALAAATPDGADGLLYFPFGNGAERMLGNKTLSAGFTGIDLNKHTSGHLYRAVQEGIAFAFRYGLDIMRKNGLKATIVKAGKANLFLSDVFSKAFVNVTGLTLQLYRTDASVGAAMGAGIGVGYYTEATAFEKLELEAVLQPDDAQRALYEAVYQRWLRALDQQFLHNKIN; the protein is encoded by the coding sequence ATGATTGCTGAAAAGAAGGTTTTCTTACTGGGGATCGATATCGGCACTTCCGCGGTAAAGGTGGCGCTGGTGAATGCGGCAACACAACAGGTTGTAGCTACGGTAACCTGCCCGGAGACCACCGAACGGACGATAAAAGCCTTGAGCCCCGGATGGGCGGAGCAGGATCCCGAACAGTGGTGGACAGATGTGAAAGATGCACTGCACCGGCTGCGGTCGGTGCCGGGTTGCGAACTGGAAGCAGTAGCAGCGATCGGAATTACCTACCAGATGCACGGCCTGGTGATCACCGATGCCGCAGGCAAGGTGCTGCGGGATGCGATCATCTGGTGCGACAGCAGGGCGATCGGCCAGGGAGAACAGGCATTACAGGCCATCGGCAGCGAACGTTGTCTCCGGCACCTGCTGAATTTTCCGGGAAATTTTACGGCAGCAAAGCTGGCCTGGGTAAAGCAGCAGGAACCCGGACTGTATAAGCGGATAAAAAAAGTAATGTTGCCCGGCGACTATATTGCGCTGCGGTTAAGCGGAGCACTTACCAGCACGCCGTCCATGCTCTCCGAGGGCGTTTTCTGGGACTTCCGGGAGCATGCACTCTCAAAAGATATCCTGGATTGTTTCGGATTTGATCCGGATCTTTTTGGTACACAGCGTGCTGTTTTTGATACACACGGCACCCTGAGTGCGGCTGTGGCCCGGGAGCTTCAGCTGAAAGAAGGGATCCCCATAACCTACAAAGCCGGGGATCAGCTGAACAATGCACTTTCCCTGAATGTGCTGCAGTCGGGAGAGATCGCTACAACTGCAGGCACAAGCGGCGTGATCTATGCCGTAACAGACCAGCTGGTATATGACCCGCTTTCACGGATCAACAGTTTTGCACATGTGAATCATCGGAGTGACCAGGCACGCATCGGACTATTGCTTTGTATAAATGGTGCAGGCATCAGCAACCGCTGGATACGGGACTGTACCGCGGCCGGAACCGGCTATCCGCAGCTGAATGCATTGGCAGCTGCAACTCCCGATGGCGCAGATGGGCTGCTGTACTTCCCTTTTGGAAATGGCGCAGAACGGATGCTGGGCAACAAGACCTTAAGCGCCGGCTTTACGGGGATCGATCTGAATAAACATACCAGCGGACATCTGTACCGTGCCGTTCAGGAAGGTATTGCGTTCGCTTTCCGTTACGGACTGGACATCATGCGGAAGAACGGACTGAAGGCGACTATTGTTAAAGCGGGAAAGGCCAATCTTTTTTTAAGTGATGTGTTTTCAAAAGCATTTGTAAATGTGACCGGACTTACCCTGCAGCTGTACCGGACGGACGCCAGCGTGGGTGCTGCAATGGGCGCCGGTATAGGTGTCGGCTATTATACCGAAGCCACTGCTTTTGAGAAACTGGAGCTGGAAGCGGTACTACAGCCGGATGATGCTCAACGTGCCTTATACGAAGCGGTTTATCAGCGCTGGCTCCGGGCACTGGATCAGCAATTTCTTCATAATAAAATAAATTAA
- a CDS encoding MATE family efflux transporter: MSFDHKGTGKVSAALLFLKQAFKGEEMDYTTISIRRAVLLLAIPMMLEMSMESVFALVDLYFVGHLKESSFAIQTVGLTESVLTVMYSIAIGMSMAATAVVARRIGEKNPEGAAHSGAQAILVAAVVTVLLSLAGMIYAKEILLLMGASEAAAEHGKQFTAIMMGSSISIMLLFLINGIFRGAGNAAIAMKSLWVANLCNIILCPVLINGWGPIPAFGLTGAAMATATGRTIGVLYQLFHLFGGKRAFKLKRHHFNMDIPVIRSLVRIAVPGIFQFVIASCSWIVLARLVAVTGGDQGSAGYQTALRLMMFFMLPAWGMSNAASTLVGQNLGANAAKRAEASVMTTVKFNVLFMLMVSIIFFFLSGWLVSFFSTEDAVKSVAQTAMYIMACGFIFYGVGMVMINAFNGSGDTWTPTWVNFFGFWLFQIPLAYFLAVYIGLNERGVFIAIPVSEAAITVASFILFKRGRWKLKKV; this comes from the coding sequence ATGTCTTTTGATCATAAAGGTACCGGAAAGGTATCAGCTGCGCTGTTGTTTTTGAAGCAGGCGTTTAAGGGCGAGGAAATGGATTATACCACCATCAGTATCCGCAGGGCAGTGCTGTTGCTGGCAATACCCATGATGCTGGAAATGAGCATGGAGTCTGTGTTTGCGCTGGTTGACCTGTATTTTGTAGGTCATTTAAAGGAAAGCAGTTTTGCAATTCAAACGGTCGGACTTACCGAGTCGGTACTCACCGTGATGTATTCCATCGCCATCGGGATGAGTATGGCAGCCACTGCAGTGGTGGCCCGCCGTATCGGTGAGAAAAACCCCGAAGGGGCCGCGCACAGCGGCGCACAGGCCATCCTGGTTGCTGCTGTTGTAACAGTCCTCCTGAGTCTGGCGGGCATGATCTATGCAAAGGAGATCCTGTTGCTCATGGGGGCTTCTGAAGCAGCTGCCGAACATGGCAAACAGTTTACCGCCATCATGATGGGAAGCAGCATCTCCATTATGTTGCTGTTCCTCATCAATGGTATCTTTCGCGGAGCGGGTAACGCCGCCATCGCCATGAAGAGCCTGTGGGTGGCAAACCTCTGTAATATTATATTATGTCCGGTACTGATCAACGGCTGGGGACCGATCCCTGCCTTTGGTTTAACAGGTGCTGCGATGGCCACAGCCACGGGAAGGACCATTGGTGTGTTGTACCAGTTGTTTCATCTTTTTGGTGGGAAAAGGGCGTTTAAGCTAAAGCGGCATCATTTTAATATGGACATTCCTGTGATCCGCTCCCTGGTCAGGATCGCCGTTCCGGGTATCTTCCAGTTTGTGATTGCTTCCTGCAGCTGGATCGTGCTGGCACGCCTGGTGGCTGTTACAGGGGGAGACCAGGGGTCTGCCGGATACCAGACCGCATTGCGGCTGATGATGTTCTTTATGCTGCCGGCCTGGGGGATGAGCAATGCCGCCTCCACACTGGTGGGGCAGAATCTTGGTGCCAATGCGGCAAAAAGAGCAGAAGCATCGGTGATGACGACCGTAAAATTCAACGTCTTGTTCATGCTCATGGTCAGCATCATTTTCTTTTTTCTGTCCGGCTGGCTGGTGTCTTTTTTTAGCACTGAAGATGCCGTGAAGTCCGTTGCACAAACGGCCATGTATATCATGGCCTGCGGATTTATATTCTATGGAGTAGGTATGGTAATGATCAATGCATTCAACGGATCGGGAGATACCTGGACACCCACCTGGGTGAACTTTTTCGGGTTCTGGCTTTTTCAGATACCGCTGGCCTATTTTCTGGCCGTTTATATCGGACTAAATGAACGGGGGGTATTTATTGCCATTCCCGTATCCGAGGCGGCCATCACCGTAGCTTCATTTATTTTATTTAAACGGGGACGGTGGAAGCTGAAAAAAGTGTAA
- the xylA gene encoding xylose isomerase, with the protein MQVLTGTTEYFKGIGPVTFEGQDTDNPLAFRWYDEKRVVAGRPLKEWLRFACSYWHSFNGTGSDPFGGPTHFFEWDRKTDALERAKDKMDAAFEFFTKMSLPFYCFHDVDLIDYGNDIEENERRLDAITDYALEKQRASGVKLLWGTANLFSHVRYMNGAATNPDFNVVMHAGAQVKAALDATIKLGGENYVFWGGREGYMSLLNTDMKREQEHLARFLHLSKEYARRQGFTGTFFIEPKPCEPTKHQYDYDAATVIGFLRQHGLLEDFKLNIEVNHATLAGHTFQHELQVAADAGLLGSIDANRGDYQNGWDTDQFPNNLNELTEALLIILEAGGFSGGGINFDAKIRRNSTDPADLFYAHIGGMDTFARALITADAILQQSEYGKLRRERYASFADGPGRDFEDGKLTLEQLRNLAAKSGEPDTISGRQEYYENIINRFL; encoded by the coding sequence ATGCAGGTACTTACGGGAACAACAGAATATTTTAAAGGGATCGGACCGGTAACATTTGAGGGACAGGACACGGACAACCCGCTGGCCTTTCGCTGGTATGATGAAAAAAGGGTGGTTGCCGGCCGGCCGTTGAAAGAATGGTTGCGCTTTGCCTGCTCTTACTGGCACTCATTCAACGGAACCGGCAGCGATCCCTTCGGAGGGCCCACCCATTTTTTTGAATGGGACCGGAAGACGGATGCACTGGAACGGGCGAAAGATAAGATGGACGCGGCTTTTGAGTTTTTTACAAAAATGTCGCTCCCATTCTATTGTTTTCATGATGTGGACCTCATCGATTACGGGAACGATATAGAGGAGAACGAAAGGCGGCTGGACGCCATTACCGATTATGCACTTGAAAAGCAGCGTGCCTCCGGGGTAAAACTTTTATGGGGAACCGCCAACCTGTTCTCACATGTCCGGTACATGAACGGTGCGGCCACTAATCCGGATTTCAATGTGGTGATGCATGCCGGGGCACAGGTAAAGGCGGCGCTGGATGCCACCATAAAGCTGGGCGGTGAAAACTATGTGTTCTGGGGCGGACGGGAAGGGTATATGAGTCTGCTCAATACGGATATGAAACGCGAGCAGGAACACCTGGCGCGCTTTTTACACCTTTCAAAAGAGTATGCACGCAGGCAGGGATTTACCGGTACTTTTTTTATTGAACCAAAACCCTGTGAGCCCACGAAACATCAGTATGATTATGATGCAGCTACGGTGATCGGTTTTTTAAGACAGCACGGGCTGCTGGAAGACTTTAAGCTGAATATAGAAGTGAACCATGCCACACTGGCCGGACATACCTTCCAGCATGAGCTGCAGGTGGCGGCTGATGCGGGTTTGCTGGGATCGATCGATGCCAACAGGGGCGACTACCAGAATGGCTGGGATACCGATCAGTTTCCCAATAACCTGAATGAACTTACCGAAGCGTTACTGATCATCCTGGAAGCCGGCGGATTCAGCGGAGGAGGTATCAATTTCGATGCAAAAATACGCCGCAACTCTACCGACCCCGCCGATCTCTTTTATGCGCACATCGGCGGCATGGATACCTTTGCCCGGGCATTGATCACCGCTGACGCCATCCTGCAGCAATCGGAATACGGAAAGCTGCGCCGCGAACGGTATGCTTCGTTCGCTGATGGACCGGGAAGGGATTTTGAGGACGGCAAACTGACCCTGGAACAGCTCCGGAACCTTGCTGCAAAAAGCGGGGAGCCGGATACGATCAGTGGCAGGCAGGAGTACTACGAAAATATAATCAACCGGTTTCTTTAA
- a CDS encoding histidine kinase, translating to MMPLTKQFIGCLLLLCTASVSLAQQEAADSWHKVAIQKSGTITVLWDEIEPFIYHDNRGGLIGVEYELMEGFKTFLKNHYQINLEIRWKEIQDFAAIYPNIRDTRQPGIFALSYYSITDERKKEVRFSPPYMPDLNILVTNSQVPTFTNAAEFKKQIREMHGFTQPGTTMETDLRTLQQQYFPSLPVTYNTKDDYAILSQVSDNKSAFAYVPLSIYVVALQKGYKIKRQRLFDVHREGFAAIYPKNSDWEPPINEYFNSAECKFFVNSLIRKHLGPEVAHVILEVSAFQDTTGNTADIELLTKEREIVTQRLTDAAVELQQQQSFRNMILLLLAFLVVLAVLLYGRFRTKHRLNGILQQRNQLISTQNAQIESMNQMLKLKVLQTRMNPHFLFNSLNSIQYFIIANDRKVSLQYIKRFSSFLRKLIRFGDEVLITADDEAALLREYLWLEQTRFPDRLEYTITVDENAGTLQVLPLLTHGIVEKMLYGAIIRQYEKWKIAITFRLSADQLKVTVTGSGSGKAPSAPQTEETMAAGPSGEEATVMRRIRLFNKQRKQKILLTREHSNNTYTYSLGIPQPLFANTATIDLET from the coding sequence ATGATGCCCCTGACGAAACAATTTATAGGTTGCCTGCTGCTGCTGTGTACGGCCTCCGTTTCCCTGGCCCAGCAGGAAGCGGCAGATTCCTGGCATAAGGTCGCCATTCAAAAATCGGGCACCATTACTGTTCTTTGGGACGAAATAGAGCCCTTCATTTACCACGACAACCGGGGCGGGCTTATCGGTGTGGAATACGAACTCATGGAAGGGTTTAAGACCTTTCTGAAAAATCATTACCAGATCAACCTGGAGATCAGATGGAAAGAGATCCAGGATTTTGCAGCTATCTATCCCAACATCCGGGATACCCGGCAGCCCGGCATTTTTGCGCTCTCTTATTACTCGATCACAGATGAACGTAAAAAAGAAGTGCGGTTCTCTCCCCCCTACATGCCCGACCTGAACATCCTCGTAACGAACAGCCAGGTCCCCACCTTTACGAATGCAGCGGAATTCAAAAAACAGATCCGGGAAATGCATGGGTTTACCCAGCCCGGCACTACCATGGAAACCGACCTTCGAACGTTGCAGCAACAATATTTTCCTTCGTTACCGGTAACCTATAATACCAAAGATGATTATGCCATTTTAAGCCAGGTGTCCGATAATAAAAGCGCATTCGCCTATGTTCCGCTCAGCATCTATGTGGTAGCCCTGCAAAAAGGTTATAAAATAAAACGGCAGCGGCTCTTTGATGTGCACCGGGAGGGATTTGCTGCGATCTATCCGAAAAACAGCGACTGGGAACCTCCCATAAATGAGTATTTCAACTCCGCCGAGTGCAAATTTTTTGTCAACTCCCTCATCCGTAAACACCTGGGACCGGAAGTGGCGCATGTCATCCTTGAAGTATCCGCTTTTCAGGATACTACCGGCAATACTGCGGACATTGAACTGCTGACAAAAGAACGCGAGATCGTTACGCAACGGTTAACGGACGCAGCAGTGGAGCTGCAACAGCAGCAATCATTCCGTAATATGATCCTCCTGTTGCTGGCTTTCCTCGTGGTTCTTGCGGTATTGCTGTATGGAAGATTCCGTACCAAACACCGGCTTAACGGAATACTGCAGCAACGCAACCAGCTGATCAGTACGCAAAATGCGCAGATCGAAAGCATGAACCAGATGCTGAAGCTCAAAGTGCTTCAGACCCGGATGAACCCGCATTTCCTGTTCAATTCGCTTAACTCGATCCAGTATTTTATCATCGCGAACGACCGGAAGGTATCGCTGCAATACATCAAACGTTTTTCCAGCTTTCTGAGAAAGCTGATCCGCTTCGGAGATGAAGTGCTGATCACTGCTGATGACGAAGCCGCGCTTCTGCGCGAATACCTGTGGCTGGAACAAACACGTTTTCCCGACCGGCTGGAATATACGATAACCGTTGACGAAAACGCAGGCACGCTGCAGGTACTGCCCCTGCTCACACACGGGATTGTGGAAAAAATGCTTTACGGAGCGATCATCCGTCAGTATGAAAAATGGAAAATAGCAATAACATTCCGGCTTTCCGCCGATCAGTTAAAAGTTACGGTAACCGGTTCCGGAAGCGGAAAAGCGCCTTCCGCACCACAAACAGAAGAGACAATGGCCGCCGGCCCGTCCGGCGAAGAAGCTACCGTTATGAGACGCATCCGTTTATTCAATAAACAGCGGAAGCAAAAGATATTGCTTACGCGTGAACATTCAAACAACACCTATACTTATAGTCTCGGTATACCACAACCCTTGTTTGCAAATACAGCAACCATCGATCTTGAAACATAA
- a CDS encoding flavin-containing monooxygenase has translation MQTIGIIGAGISGLAAAKAFKERGFNVTVLEKAAAIGGVWDRNRFYINVTTQTTKNEYAYSDFPMPAHYPEWPTGHQMNQYLRDYARHFELDESIRCHIAVTELHYEKEYWRVLAREVHTGKLLTFRFGFVVVCTGTFHEPYIPEFPGVDDFCAAGGEILHTSALQDSTLLEGKEVAVVGFAKSATDIATQAADISTSCTLLYRKAQWKVPRFFGNKINLKYLLFSRFSEAFFVPYRKTRFQQLLHSIGKPLVWTQWRTVELLLKKQFRLKKCGMVPRHRIEDQISCSLGIAPEGFYEKVRTGKIRAIQTEIERFTADGILLKNGEKIRPDLVVMGTGFRQRLPFLSENDQRLIRSEKGQFLLHRNIINPKLPSLGFVGFNSSLFSTLTSEIAANWLAEYVKGNIQLPSTREIAGERRRIEQWKRGARPVSAEFSGLCIAPFNFMHLDQLMKDMKLKTASGNLICNFFKPINPRDYHRLLRRFRSGGPVANTNGLRPEGSMAFSE, from the coding sequence ATGCAAACAATCGGAATCATAGGAGCCGGAATCAGCGGACTGGCAGCCGCTAAAGCATTTAAGGAAAGGGGATTTAATGTAACGGTATTGGAAAAAGCCGCCGCAATTGGCGGCGTGTGGGACCGGAACCGGTTTTACATCAATGTGACGACACAAACCACAAAGAATGAATATGCATATTCCGATTTTCCCATGCCGGCGCATTATCCGGAATGGCCGACGGGGCACCAGATGAATCAATACCTGCGGGACTATGCACGGCATTTTGAATTGGACGAAAGCATACGATGCCACATTGCCGTTACAGAACTGCATTATGAAAAGGAGTACTGGCGGGTGCTGGCCCGGGAGGTTCACACGGGGAAACTGCTTACATTCCGGTTTGGTTTTGTAGTGGTTTGCACCGGTACTTTTCATGAACCTTATATCCCGGAGTTTCCCGGTGTGGACGATTTCTGTGCCGCAGGTGGTGAGATCCTGCATACATCGGCGTTGCAGGACAGTACGCTGCTTGAAGGCAAGGAGGTGGCGGTGGTCGGTTTTGCAAAATCCGCTACGGATATCGCAACGCAGGCGGCGGATATCAGTACCTCCTGCACATTGCTTTACCGTAAGGCCCAGTGGAAAGTGCCGCGCTTCTTTGGCAATAAGATCAATCTTAAATACCTGCTGTTCTCCCGTTTTTCGGAAGCTTTTTTTGTTCCTTACCGTAAGACGCGGTTCCAGCAACTGCTGCACAGTATCGGTAAACCCCTGGTATGGACACAGTGGCGTACCGTAGAGCTGTTGCTTAAAAAACAGTTCCGGCTTAAAAAGTGCGGGATGGTCCCCCGGCATCGGATCGAAGACCAGATCAGCTGCAGCCTGGGCATTGCTCCGGAGGGGTTCTATGAAAAGGTACGGACCGGGAAGATCCGCGCCATTCAAACGGAGATCGAACGCTTCACGGCAGATGGGATTCTTTTAAAGAATGGGGAGAAGATCCGCCCGGATCTTGTCGTAATGGGCACCGGCTTTCGACAGCGCCTTCCTTTTTTAAGTGAAAACGACCAGCGGCTGATCCGCAGCGAGAAGGGACAGTTTTTACTGCACCGGAATATCATCAATCCCAAACTGCCCTCCCTGGGCTTTGTCGGATTTAATTCAAGCCTCTTCTCCACGCTGACTTCGGAGATCGCAGCGAACTGGCTGGCCGAGTATGTAAAAGGGAATATCCAGTTGCCCTCAACGCGTGAAATAGCAGGGGAGCGCAGGCGGATCGAACAATGGAAAAGAGGGGCGCGGCCGGTATCGGCTGAATTCAGCGGCCTGTGTATTGCGCCTTTTAATTTTATGCACCTCGATCAATTGATGAAGGATATGAAATTGAAAACCGCTTCCGGTAACCTCATCTGCAATTTTTTTAAACCCATCAACCCCCGGGATTACCACCGGCTGCTTCGCCGGTTCCGTTCCGGCGGCCCTGTTGCCAATACCAACGGGCTCCGCCCCGAAGGCAGTATGGCATTTTCTGAATGA
- a CDS encoding sensor histidine kinase has product MDLLSKRIHLPFSKRSVSLSYFLVHSAYWILITGFFIYEKRYLIQKASLPYFVACVSVRILLLILIAYLNLHYFLPRYLLRKRYAAYITAVVLSVAGYLAAQSLFDYYLYGYVIGPMRNSDLLETLSYNFFSTLWYLGLMLALKLSIDWYGQQLVIQRIAVEKLNAEVDFLRAQINPHFLFNALNNLYGLTLKKSDDAPEVVLKLSGLMEYMLYESDEEYIPLEKELDYLHNYLELEQLRSDSAADIRITINGSPGQCSIPPFLILPLLENAVKHGLSRGGTGAFLHLEITIDTVLTVKLINSRPGPATGTRRGGIGLQNLRKRLELLYPGRHSLETSALPDSYITLLKILL; this is encoded by the coding sequence ATGGATCTTCTGAGTAAAAGAATACATCTGCCGTTTTCAAAGCGAAGCGTCTCACTGAGTTATTTCCTGGTGCACAGTGCCTATTGGATACTGATCACCGGCTTTTTTATTTATGAAAAAAGGTATCTCATCCAGAAAGCCAGTCTGCCTTATTTTGTAGCCTGTGTATCGGTGCGGATCCTGCTCCTGATCCTGATAGCCTATCTTAACCTACATTATTTCTTACCGCGCTACCTGCTGCGGAAGCGTTATGCGGCCTATATTACAGCCGTTGTATTATCGGTGGCGGGTTACCTGGCGGCACAAAGTCTCTTCGACTATTACCTCTATGGTTATGTGATCGGTCCCATGCGGAACAGTGACCTGCTGGAAACCCTCTCCTACAACTTCTTCAGCACCCTGTGGTATCTTGGCCTGATGCTGGCCCTTAAGCTGAGCATCGACTGGTACGGACAGCAACTGGTCATCCAGCGGATCGCCGTGGAAAAACTGAACGCTGAGGTCGATTTTCTCCGTGCCCAGATTAACCCGCATTTCCTGTTCAATGCCCTCAACAATCTCTATGGCCTGACACTGAAAAAATCCGACGATGCCCCGGAAGTGGTGCTAAAGCTTTCGGGGCTCATGGAATATATGCTTTATGAAAGTGATGAAGAATACATTCCGCTTGAAAAGGAGCTGGATTACCTGCACAATTATTTAGAGTTGGAACAATTGCGTTCCGACAGCGCGGCCGACATCCGGATAACGATCAATGGCAGTCCCGGTCAGTGTTCGATCCCTCCTTTCCTGATACTTCCGCTGCTGGAGAATGCGGTCAAACATGGTCTTAGCCGCGGTGGTACCGGAGCTTTCCTCCACCTGGAGATCACTATCGATACCGTGCTTACAGTAAAACTGATCAACAGCAGACCGGGGCCGGCAACAGGAACACGCAGAGGCGGCATCGGTCTGCAGAACCTGCGGAAACGACTGGAACTTTTATACCCCGGTCGTCACAGCCTGGAAACCAGCGCGCTTCCGGACAGTTATATCACCCTTTTAAAAATCCTGCTATGA
- a CDS encoding LytR/AlgR family response regulator transcription factor: MNYKAFIVEDEARNRDFLKNLADEFCPDILVTGMAATVADAIRGIDQLKPDIVFLDIEMQPGTGFDVLQGVRHKNFQVIFTTAYDHYAIKAIKFSAIDYILKPIDLEELQQAVDKAIQSVRQQQENRIDLLMQNLNQTTGDRYSISLSTSDGTEYVQLSQIIRLEANGPYTTFFLKDQGKIMVSKHLKEYELLLSDHGFFRVHNSHIIHLKEVRKMIRTDGGYAIMSDASMIAISPKKKEEFLQLMAQRLV; the protein is encoded by the coding sequence ATGAATTACAAAGCATTTATTGTTGAAGACGAAGCCCGCAACAGGGATTTCTTAAAGAATCTTGCTGATGAGTTTTGTCCGGATATCCTGGTAACAGGGATGGCAGCCACAGTAGCTGATGCGATCCGTGGAATTGATCAGCTAAAACCCGATATCGTATTCCTGGACATTGAAATGCAGCCGGGGACCGGGTTTGACGTGCTGCAGGGCGTACGACACAAGAACTTCCAGGTAATTTTTACCACCGCCTATGATCACTATGCTATAAAGGCCATCAAATTCAGCGCGATCGATTATATCCTCAAACCGATCGATCTTGAGGAACTGCAACAGGCGGTAGATAAGGCCATTCAATCGGTGCGGCAGCAGCAGGAAAACAGGATCGACCTGTTGATGCAAAACCTGAACCAGACCACAGGCGACCGCTACTCGATCAGCCTTTCCACTTCAGATGGAACCGAATATGTACAGCTGTCCCAGATCATCCGGCTTGAGGCAAACGGACCTTATACCACTTTCTTTCTAAAGGACCAGGGCAAGATAATGGTGAGCAAACACCTGAAAGAATACGAACTGCTATTAAGTGATCACGGTTTCTTCCGGGTACACAATTCACATATCATTCACCTCAAGGAGGTACGTAAAATGATCAGGACCGACGGCGGATATGCGATCATGAGCGATGCATCGATGATCGCCATTTCGCCCAAGAAAAAGGAAGAGTTCCTCCAGCTGATGGCGCAACGCCTGGTATAA
- a CDS encoding serine hydrolase domain-containing protein translates to MNRLLICLLAVFTGNRLQQPSLFLQPPDRSATFQHAIQTGTAATGDSSYITQQVRAAIKLHTGEFPSKTQLSLALIQNGSVTFYGVIKEQGHLIAVNNEARIFETGSITKVFTATLLADLVVQKELGLDDRIDTCYPFAFNKGMQFSFRQLANHTSGLPRMPSNFAAAKTSPGNPYRNYNRALLEDYLKNEVTVLQAGGEKYAYSNLGAGLLGYTLGLIQKTSFPLLLKKRVLTPFNMQHTYLYPDNPEGQLVRGLDAAGNEVPNWDFDVLSGAGGLRSCASDLSLFALAQFDSTRRQLALTRIPTFRVNDRLQIGLGWHIIQTDYGTTLYWHNGGTAGYSSSMALDPASRNGVILLSNVSAFHPHKEHIDQLCFELARLIEKKAEATPG, encoded by the coding sequence ATGAACCGACTACTGATCTGCCTGCTGGCCGTATTTACGGGGAACCGTCTTCAGCAGCCCTCTCTGTTTCTTCAGCCGCCTGACAGGTCTGCCACCTTCCAGCATGCTATCCAAACCGGTACAGCAGCTACCGGAGACAGCAGCTACATAACGCAGCAGGTAAGGGCAGCTATCAAACTCCATACTGGAGAATTCCCTTCAAAAACACAGTTGTCCCTGGCCCTTATTCAAAACGGATCCGTTACGTTTTACGGTGTAATAAAAGAACAGGGCCACCTTATTGCAGTAAACAACGAAGCACGGATCTTTGAGACAGGATCCATCACCAAGGTCTTTACAGCAACACTATTGGCAGATCTTGTGGTACAAAAAGAGCTGGGTCTGGATGACCGCATCGATACCTGCTACCCATTCGCGTTTAACAAGGGAATGCAGTTCAGCTTCAGACAGCTGGCCAATCATACCTCCGGTCTTCCGAGGATGCCGTCCAATTTTGCGGCAGCAAAAACGAGCCCCGGCAATCCCTACAGGAATTACAACCGCGCACTTCTGGAAGATTATCTGAAAAATGAAGTAACAGTACTGCAGGCAGGCGGAGAAAAATATGCGTACTCCAATCTCGGTGCCGGATTGCTGGGATATACACTGGGGCTGATCCAAAAAACCAGCTTCCCCTTGCTCCTGAAGAAACGGGTCCTTACCCCTTTCAATATGCAGCACACGTACCTGTACCCCGACAATCCGGAGGGGCAGCTCGTACGCGGACTGGATGCTGCAGGCAATGAAGTACCCAACTGGGATTTCGATGTATTGTCCGGTGCCGGCGGACTACGCTCCTGTGCCAGCGACCTCTCCCTGTTTGCACTGGCGCAGTTCGACAGTACCCGCAGGCAACTGGCACTTACGAGGATTCCGACCTTCCGGGTAAACGACCGGCTGCAGATCGGACTGGGCTGGCATATCATTCAAACGGATTACGGAACAACCCTGTACTGGCACAACGGTGGCACCGCCGGCTATTCTTCGTCAATGGCCCTCGATCCCGCATCCCGGAACGGTGTGATCCTTCTTTCGAATGTTTCTGCATTCCATCCCCATAAAGAACACATCGATCAACTCTGTTTTGAACTGGCACGGCTGATCGAAAAAAAAGCGGAAGCTACTCCCGGATGA